acggccgacgctgccatgatcgccgcgcaggaagaaaaaaaaaagcttaccgttcatcaactcggccagttttccagtctttttaagccctcgaacctcaagccattgtttgagctgaaggttggtgtgttcttccacagtgcgaccagtaatccgtgtgcctgggacatcgtcttgggaaagtttaacggctgtaaagtcggtcatatagctgtttctgttgcgcttgtaatagctgggttatccgtgcgttctctacctgtatgccatacctaagcggcaaaaggggcgttgctcttgagacggtgacgtcacgtgcgcggtaccccattgttGATGCTGTTCTACTTAAAATGAAAAGTGTCGGTATAAATGGTTTAGAAATCTGGATATCGGTatcaaccagaaaaaaaagcctgatcGGTGCATCTTTAATGTCCAACAGATTTcatctgcttttgcttttttgtcacattaaaaaaaatatatcagctaATGATAACCTGAGTAACTACAAAAAgcgttttttaaattatttcatagaTTTACCAAAACAAATGTTGATGATTCTCACGACTTGTGGACTGACCGACGAGACCGAAGTGGACGTTTTTGAAAGGCTTCGGCCATCAGTCTGTGAGCTTAAGTTGAAGCACACTTAGGTTCtgcaacaggacaatgacccacAAGTCCACGTCTGAATGTCTCAATAAACAAGAGCAGGTTTTGGATTGGCCTAAtcaaaatcagatttaaatccaATTTAAATGTTCCAGGATGATCTAAACCGGTTATTCACACTAAACACAACCAATATAACCAAAATAAAGCAATTCTTCAAAGCAAAGTGGGTAAAAATTTGCCCCATAGTGATGTAAAAACCTAATTGCCAGTTATCACAAACACCTGATGGCAGTCGTTGCTGCCACAAATGGAACAACCAGCTAATTAGACGGTTTagaacaaatttttttttgtacattggACCAGGTAGGTTTTCATAAAATCGTCatttgaaaacagatttttgtgtttattcgGGGCATATTTAGTTCAATGGTCAGAAACATTTAGGGGATATAAAGgggtaaacacatttttcacagGACATCTGTATATAGAGTCTTTACATACAATGTCCTAAAAATGTTAGAAGGTAAGAAGAAGTGAGGCGCTGGAATTACCGGCAGCAGTTCAGACGGATTTTGACTTGGCACTATCGGTATTTCATCGAATGGGTGTTGCGTGTGTTTAGTATGGTAAAGTTGGATGCGTATTGTTATACGGTGTCGGCAGGTTTGCTGCAGCAGATTTCTGATGACGGCTCAGTCAGAGCAGCAGACAGTGACAGACATTAGCCCTTCTTTCTGACCGCCTGCGGTGCTTTTCCTCCAGCCTGGAAGGGGAACCTCTGCGAGCGCTCCCTGTCTTCCTTCGTGTCCCTCTTCATCCTGTTTCCCTGCGCGGCGCTGGCCGTCTACTACCTGCTGCTGCAGACCTTCGTCCTGCGGCTGGAGTTCCTTCTCAGCGCTGTGCTGCTCTGCTTCTACGGCCTCGAGCTCCTGCTCGGCGTCATCTCCATCTCGGCTTTCTCCAGGTAAACCACGTCCTGCAGCACCACTACGGGATGTCTTTGGCTGgtttcagggggaaaaaaatctttattcatTTTCAGTTTGGTCTATGTTGCGTTTCCTCTGCAGGTCCAGAGTCTACTGATGTCTCCCTGAACACAGCAGGGTCTACCAGAGGCTTTcttcagacagaaaacaaagtcAATTCCTCCAGGAGGAAACTTGTATCTAAATACGTTtgggagcctttttttttttactctgaacaTTGGCTGGGGTCTTACTAGCCGGCTGTGATGGGCATCAAGAAGGCCACCACAAAGACAAAGCGGAGGATTGGCCACCAATAGATCCACATGTAGATGTGTCGGTTGGTGGCGCGGaagtcttcctctctgctctgtaAATGCCCAGAAaaggattgttattttttatttttttaaatacatgttttgtaaATGGCCCTCCCTCCCACCAACAGCGTTACAGACCTTCTGGTAGATCAGCTCCTTCTGGATCTGTTGAACCTGATCAGCCAGCTGTCTGACTCTCAGCTGCAGCACCGTCAGTCGGTCTCGTTCGTGGACCTCTGTATAGTTGATGGTGCGTTGACCCGATTGGATATCCATGTAAACCACCTGGCACATGAGCCCGACATTTAACAGcaagtttaaacagtttttttactGAATCGtttgataaataaaactaaataaaaaccgAAGTGCAGCGAGGAGTACAACCAATGGTCTTCCTCAGAGATTGCTCTTTGGATTTCTTTTCACTTCATATGGGAACAAGGTTCATCTCCTTGTACCAAATGCCTGATTTAAtctctatgctgatgacatgaTGATGTGCTTCTGCATCTTTACTTAAACAGAGTTCTCTCTGAACAGCAACgagcaaacagaacaaaactgaCTAAACTTTAGCTCTTATATCTTCCTCCTGTTGTCAGTATCTACTAAAAGTTACTCCAAAAACTCCACACATGCCATTTAGAAATCCTTTTTATCTCCTTCCTTATCTACATCTTAAATCCCTCCACAAATTGTAAGCTGGTAACAGTTTCATTTCACAGGATTAGTGCTTTAATACCAAACCCAGAAGTAATTTAGGAAACTAAACGTAACTCATTGCCCTTTTAAAAGTCATtcatatgtaaaaaaacaaacaaacaaacaaacaaaagaaacagcTGAATTGGTTATTACATTGCAATGGCAGGTATTTTCTATTTCCTGGATAGGTACAGGTTAAATCAAACTGAAGTAAGAATTTCTCTCACCACTATGAGCCCGGCAGACAGCGGCTGTGATAAGTTTGGCTGAAGGCAGATCTTGTGTTCTCCTGAGGAAACTGATGTGAAGTTAAACTTCCCTTTGGACCCCTTGGTGTGAGACAGAATTAGctgcagggggggaaaaaaaagtctgacaTGAGTTCTGTGAGCTAGAAACCagtgcctgtattcacaaagattctcagagtcctctcagagagcttcCACCTTAGCCCAAAAAATTCCTACCTATGAGTCTTAACGATTCAGAAAGAGCGGCTCGTAGAAAGGAGATGACAAAAATTCCTATCTTAGTGTGGAGGTGTGGTTCATCCCATAGATAGGTGTCACGCTGTCTTTTatgagctgtgattggttgatagtacaagaaaAACGACAATACAAATGTGCTCCTagtgatcaaaggagagaaaattACCGATTATACTGGATAAAGAAATGTGTGACGATGAAACTTAGCAAAATTCATTGATTGTCACACAGTATCAAATTGTTTGAACGCACcttattattttgatttgcttatttatttttactcgcCAGTCATTATACTTctttatctatttgatattaatgtgcactCGCCTGTCAGcgttttactgggattgcctaCTTTTGTAAAGGGGTTATATTTGGCAAAAcgaccacaataaaaaaaaaagaactggactgCAGCGATGCCCAGCGCATAGGTTtgggaggagaatagaggagtATTTAAATGTAGATTAGCCCCTGGATCATGGTGCAAATACAAGATCAATGCATCTTTTACTCTGCTCGTCTTGGTGCTTTCACGcgccagcctggaaagtgagaagcgcTGTGTAGCTGTCAGGAACAAGAGAGGcacaagcaaacttctagatgaccattaaggctactgacatcatcatgcaaaaaagaaaatactttcttgCGACTTTAATATACACTTTTTTGAtgttctccactttttatttataattattcaaattttttttattattatttatgctcAGTAAAATTATGTAGCCACTGACACTAATTCATTTCCCTCtttggggatgataaagtttatctacATATTAGTTGAATGattgtttaaaaagttaatGTGATCACTTCAACCATTGCTTAGATGGTGGATCAACCAATCAGCTCTCTtcgtttccaccatcttccctacTTAAGACACTCTTAGACTGACCACTCAccactcctaacattttgtctctttaggatctctcttaaggcctaaagcctggttcacacggcaggatttttagccTGATTTTTTTGCCCCAATCTCCCCCTTCCAAGCGGCGCAGATTATCAGTGTGTCTATTAAAGTAATCTTAAGGCAAtatcctgccgtgtgtggtgtgttaagagcaATCGGATCCGCTCGGTGGAACGTCGGGACCGCTCTGACCACAAatcagggatattcaacatgttggactGTCATGCCACGATATCCTACCGTGTGCGGTGTCTCCCGAAGACAGACGAGCAGAGTCTGTTGGATGTGACATGGAGCCAATCAGAaagggcacacacacacaccggtcGCATGGTCTCCGCTTCTTTAACCAAGACCTTTtccttttgttgtgtttttttttctcagttaaaaaaatcagtCCACTGTTATTCTTCCTCCTCATCGTCCATGATTATTTACTCTATAGACTCACGCTTGATCTTGAGAGGATCCGCAAGACTATTTTTTAAATCCTGCTGTGTGATCTTAAgatgctttgtaaataaatgttatgtTACTGAGGTAAAACTGTAAGAGAAATCTTAGAATTCAGGaaaattcaaagtttttttccccaaaacgACGtgactaagagctacttttagtcttagggtTCTTGGTGAATACGGGCACAGGTCAGAAAAGAAATGTGGTAACATGTTTGTTTTAGACTATAAAACCCAAACCTGGTCG
The Fundulus heteroclitus isolate FHET01 unplaced genomic scaffold, MU-UCD_Fhet_4.1 scaffold_51, whole genome shotgun sequence genome window above contains:
- the si:rp71-1d10.5 gene encoding transmembrane protein 216 isoform X1, with the translated sequence MAPGVRSVLSSTPLQVLLYLNTWYFAAFYLAEILMFIYKGILLPYPLDNLVLDVVLLLLFLALETLRIFYGLLQQISDRLRCFSSSLEGEPLRALPVFLRVPLHPVSLRGAGRLLPAAADLRPAAGVPSQRCAALLLRPRAPARRHLHLGFLQVQSLLMSP
- the LOC105936665 gene encoding transmembrane emp24 domain-containing protein 9, with translation MTTPIGETPPVTFSKHFPLLEAEEGKKNMGPGFPQRSVLKVFLMIFCPSLVSPLHFHMTEREQKCFIEEIPADTVVIGGYWTRLYDEPKDEYLPATQHLNISVAARAPDDQLILSHTKGSKGKFNFTSVSSGEHKICLQPNLSQPLSAGLIVVVYMDIQSGQRTINYTEVHERDRLTVLQLRVRQLADQVQQIQKELIYQKSREEDFRATNRHIYMWIYWWPILRFVFVVAFLMPITAG